One stretch of Ptiloglossa arizonensis isolate GNS036 chromosome 7, iyPtiAriz1_principal, whole genome shotgun sequence DNA includes these proteins:
- the LOC143149598 gene encoding uncharacterized protein LOC143149598, with amino-acid sequence MWYLLKHTVIYFAKIIIKLSREKKVLKGTSLYKIWWNMDTNLCEKNEMQMQAGVVTSQNILCDKNQKSQVSNCQCIVNNELTYTQTKEKVAHTDASNIFFKPKKSLTKVKVKKPKLEGESSYDSTKLEDSPGQVLERFKRGCECQDDQCFKGLNPETVYRHRLNIAELTKAEHDMYLMGVTMACLTNPYETARHTERRRLRAQYVYQGRRVCLDAFLYLENCTHYQIKRIRKHLMTHGVTPRVHGNHGKIPHNTFSLDIYKIATEFLKHFIELQETKQKTKVAKNAQLHLPSDITRKVVYDSYIQYCRKVSPNIKIMGYSTFRRFMKVQFPQVKFAKLEFIVRNQSVQNQGCSKTDLEKKDLTDEKSPESADLITEDGALLPLLIASETGQSDTYFLTPVSKLQDGMSYQITTSGLLVNKPTMPITLTKVNAI; translated from the exons ATGTGGTATCTTTTGAAACATACTGTAATTTATTTTGCGAAGATAATCATAAAGTTAAGCCGAGAAAAG AAAGTGTTAAAAGGCACATCATTGTATAAAATTTGGTGGAATATGGATACTAATTTGTGTGAAAAAAATGAGATGCAAATGCAAGCAGGTGTTGTTACATCCCAAAACattttatgtgacaaaaatcAGAAATCACAGGTATCTAATTGTCAATGTATAGTCAATAATGAGTTGACATATACACAAACAAAAGAAAAG GTAGCGCATACAGAtgcatcaaatatttttttcaagccAAAGAAAAGTTTGACAAAAGTTAAGGTGAAGAAACCTAAACTTGAAGGGGAATCAAGTTATGATTCCACAAAGTTAGAGGATAGCCCAGGGCAAGTATTAGAACGGTTTAAGCGAGGATGTGAATGTCAAGATGATCAGTGCTTTAAAGGATTAAATCCTGAAACAGTATATCGGCATAGATTGAACATTGCAGAATTGACAAAGGCTGAACATGATATGTATTTAATGGGTGTTACTATGGCGTGTTTGACAAATCCATACGAAACAGCCAGACATACAGAACGGCGTAGATTACGTGCACAGTATGTGTATCAAGGTCGAAGAGTTTGCTTAGATGCTTTTttatatttggaaaattgtacacATTACCAAATAAAGAGAATTAGGAAACATTTAATGACTCATGGTGTCACACCACGAGTTCATGGCAATCATGGAAAGATACCACACAACACATTTTCCttagatatttataaaattgctacagaatttttaaaacattttattgaactgcaagaaacaaaacaaaagaCTAAAGTTGCTAAAAATGCACAGTTACATCTTCCATCAGATATTACGCGTAAAGTAGTGTATGATTCGTACATACAGTATTGTAGAAAAGTATCacctaatattaaaataatgggATATTCAACATTTAGAAGATTTATGAAAGTTCAATTTCCACAAGTCAAGTTTGCAAAATTAGAATTTATAGTTAGAAATCAAAGTGTACAAAATCAAGGATGTAGTAAAACAGACTTGGAAAAGAAAGATTTGACTGATGAAAAATCACCTGAATCAGCAGACTTAATAACAGAGGATGGTGCCTTACTACCTTTATTAATTGCTAGTGAAACAGGACAAAGCGATACTTATTTTTTAACACCTGTCAGCAAATTACAGGATGGTATGAGTTATCAGATAACTACGAGTGGGCTTCTAGTCAATAAACCAACAATGCCTATCACTTTAACTAAAGTAAATgctatttaa
- the Gyg gene encoding glycogenin 1 isoform X2 yields MGGYAWVTLATNDAYSLGALVLAHSLRRVGTKYELAVLVTPGVTETMREKLAAVFSVVMEVNVLDSKDEANLALLARPELGITFTKLHCWRLTQYVKCVFLDADTLVIRNCDELFEREELSAAPDVGWPDCFNSGVFVYKPSQQTFASITAFAAAKGSFDGGDQGLLNMYFSDWAHKDISKHLPFIYNMCSTAAYSYLPAFKQFGDDVRIIHFIGITKPWLQYFDTLTGIVQPSMESAHLQPLLQLWWNIFCEKVHPHLSPVMAGLAGALAQITLGEPRSAEQIALEEHMRKQSWEQGQIDYMGRDSFDNIWKKICQTLSLAPPRLPSPPKETQKSEKTTTDKTVESVESTESVESIQPAESTDEVDKGTV; encoded by the exons ATGGGTG GATATGCCTGGGTTACACTGGCTACCAACGATGCCTACTCTTTGGGCGCTTTAGTTTTGGCACATTCTCTACGTCGAGTTGGTACCAAATATGAATTGGCTGTCTTGGTTACTCCTGGAGTAACAGAAACAATGAG GGAGAAATTGGCAGCAGTCTTTTCTGTAGTAATGGAAGTAAATGTActtgattcgaaagatgaagCTAATTTGGCACTTTTAGCTAGACCAGAATTGGGTATTACATTTACAAAATTGCATTGTTGGAGACTAACACAATATGTTAAATGTGTCTTTCTTGATGCAGATACACTG gttatcagaaattgtgaTGAGTTATTTGAACGAGAAGAACTGTCTGCTGCTCCTGATGTCGGCTGGCCTGACTGTTTTAATTCCGGTGTATTTGTGTACAAACCATCTCAACAAACTTTTGCTTCTATCACTGCATTTGCTGCTGCCAAAGGCTCGTTTGATGGTGGAGATCAAGGTTTATTGAATATGTACTTTAGTGACTGGGCTCACAAAGACATTTCCAAACATCTACCGTTTATCTATAATATGTGTTCCACGGCCGCATATTCCTATCTCCCTGCATTCAAACA GTTTGGAGATGATGTTAGGATAATACATTTTATTGGCATTACAAAACCATGGTTACAGTATTTTGATACTTTAACTGGTATTGTTCAACCATCAATGGAGTCTGCACATTTGCAACCACTTTTACAATTATGGTGGAACATATTTTGTGAAAAAGTGCATCCTCACTTATCACCTGTTATG GCTGGTCTTGCTGGTGCCTTGGCTCAAATAACATTGGGTGAACCCAGAAGCGCTGAACAAATTGCATTAGAAGAACATATGCGAAAGCAAAGTTGGGAGCAGGGACAAATTGATTATATGGGCCGTGATAGCTTTGACAATATTTGGAAGAAAATCTGCCAAACACTCTCTCTTGCACCACCGCGATTACCGTCTCCTCCTAAG GAGACACAAAAGTCTGAGAAAACTACAACTGATAAGACTGTTGAATCTGTTGAGTCTACTGAATCCGTTGAATCCATTCAACCTGCTGAATCTACAGATGAGGTGGATAAAGGAACTG TTTAA